Proteins encoded within one genomic window of Ovis aries strain OAR_USU_Benz2616 breed Rambouillet chromosome 1, ARS-UI_Ramb_v3.0, whole genome shotgun sequence:
- the SETD4 gene encoding SET domain-containing protein 4 isoform X1: MKNGGGRTSRIRRRKLFRSSESRGVNESYKPEFIELKKWLKDRRFEDATLIPARFPGTGRGLMSKTSLQEGQTIISLPESCLLTTDTVIRSYLGAYIANGTSEIPATALKLEKRVGSKEVFAESNLLQTKLELRSPSQFLRACGLFMAFVLGCGPGRRPLRKEDPLLDAFSEHGVYSPLGHSPSGSRTKPSDVCISCLFHILNESNSSNLDFHFKRWQPPPSPLLALCTFLVSEKHAGDRSPWKPYLEVLPKAYTCPVCLEPEVVNLLPNPLKTKAWEQRSHVQEFFSSSRGFFSSLQPLFSEAIETIFSYRALRWAWCTVNTRAVYMKRPPQLCLSPEPDTCALAPYLDLLNHSPDVQVKAAFNEETRCYEIRTATRCGKHKEVFICYGPHDNHRLLLEYGFVSVSNPHACVYVSKDILVKYLPSTAKQMNKKISILEDHDFIENLTFGWDGPSWRLLTALKLLCLEAEEFMCWKKVLLGEIISDTNEKTSLDVAQKICCYFIEETHAVLRKVSRMKDEVALMNQLTLVETLRTEELKILQASAKALTALQTAFT; encoded by the exons GTACAGGAAGAGGACTGATGAGCAAGACGTCCCTGCAG GAGGGACAGACGATTATCTCGTTGCCTGAGAGCTGCCTGCTCACCACGGACACAGTGATAAGAAGCTACTTAGGGGCGTACATTGCTAA TGGAACAAGTGAAATTCCAGCAACAGCTTTGAAACTGGAGAAAAGAGTTGGAAGCAAAGAGGTCTTTGCAGAAAGTAATCTCTTGCAAACAAAGCTGGAACTCAGGTCACCGAGCCAGTTCTTGCGTGCCTGTGGCTTGTTCATGGCCTTTGTACTGGGGTGTGGTCCCGGGAGGAGGCCGTTGAGGAAGGAAGACCCTCTCTTGGATGCATTCAGTGAACATGGAGTGTACTCACCACTTGGCCACAGCCCCTCTGGAAGCAGAACTAAGCCCTCAGATGTCTGCATCTCTTGCTTATTCCATATTTTGAATGAAAGTAACTCCTCCAATctggattttcattttaaaaggtggcagcctcctccatctcctctgtTGGCTCTGTGCACCTTTTTAGTGTCAGAGAAGCATGCTGGGGATCGGTCTCCCTGGAAGCCTTACCTGGAGGTTTTACCAAAGGCCTACACCTGCCCAGTTTGTTTGGAGCCAGAAGTGGTGAATCTTCTTCCCAACCCTTTGAAAACAAAGGCCTGGGAGCAGAGAAGCCATGTGCAGgagttcttttcttcttctcgaggctttttctcctccctgcagcctctgTTTTCTGAGGCCATTGAGACCATCTTTAGCTACCGCGCCCTGCGGTGGGCCTGGTGCACCGTCAACACCAGGGCTGTGTACATGAAGCGCCCGCCGCAGCTGTGCCTTTCCCCGGAGCCAGACACCTGCGCACTCGCCCCCTACCTGGATCTGCTGAACCACAGCCCTGACGTCCAG gtAAAAGCAGCATTTAATGAGGAAACTCGCTGTTATGAAATTAGAACGGCTACACGCTGTGGCAAACACAAGGAGGTTTTCATCTGCTACGGCCCCCACGATAACCACCGCCTGCTCCTGGAGTACGGATTTGTCTCTGTCAGCAATCCTCACGCTTGTGTTTATGTCTCAAAAG atatACTTGTTAAATATCTTCCATCCACTGCTAAACAGATGAACAAAAAGATTTCCATTTTGGAGGATCATGACTTCATAGA GAATCTGACTTTTGGATGGGATGGACCGTCATGGCGGTTGCTCACAGCTCTAAAGTTGTTATGTCTGGAAGCTGAAGAATT TATGTGCTGGAAAAAAGTACTTCTTGGGGAAATAATTTCTGATACAAATGAGAAGACAAGTTTGGACGTAGCCCAGAAAATATGCTGTTATTTCATAGAGGAGACTCATGCTGTGCTTCGAAAG GTTTCTCGCATGAAGGATGAAGTGGCTTTGATGAACCAGTTGACTTTGGTAGAAACACTGCGGACGGAAGAGCTGAAGATTCTCCAGGCCTCTGCCAAGGCCCTGACCGCCTTGCAGACAGCTTTTACGTAA